In Harpia harpyja isolate bHarHar1 chromosome 12, bHarHar1 primary haplotype, whole genome shotgun sequence, a single window of DNA contains:
- the LOC128149413 gene encoding E3 ubiquitin-protein ligase TRIM39-like — protein sequence MALAGALERLQEEAICPICLEYMSEPVSVDCGHNFCRGCIAKHCQEKGLWADGPFSCPQCRASCHRSGFRPNRQLANIVESIRQLGLRGGPGTEPGTGTPLCAQHDERLKLFCEEDEEAICVVCRESLHHRSHTVYPIEEAAQVYKVKIQKSLEHLSKEVEDLRKRESAERMKTQECKETVKKKRERIVSEFGKLHRLLADEEKLLLQKLEEEEKRILLMINENLARLVEQKSLLEELILEIKEKTQQPANGLLKDMKSVLSRCEGVKFQSPKAVSVTLKENYSIPEHCLGMREMLKKFKVDVTLDPETAHPDLTLSEDRKSVRRGGKKLLLSLFDNPKRFGTTPAVLGSQVFFSGRCYWEVQVGDKPEWGLGLCRETASRKGNVLFSPDNGYWLLRLQNGGNYEALTSPVSPLTLTVRPRRIGIFLDYEAGEISFYNVSDCSHVYTFTDKFAGNLRPLFFLGAFLGGRNAEPLVISWVRDTQGTGCIIL from the exons ATGGCCCTGGCGGGTGCCCTGGAGCGGCTGCAAGAGGAGGCCATCTGCCCCATCTGCCTGGAGTACATGAGCGAGCCCGTCAGTGTTGACTGCGGGCACAACTTCTGCCGGGGCTGCATCGCCAAGCACTGCCAGGAGAAGGGTCTCTGGGCCGACGGGCCCTTCTCCTGCCCGCAGTGCCGGGCCTCCTGCCACCGCAGCGGCTTCCGACCCAACAGGCAGCTGGCCAACATCGTGGAGAGCATCCGGCAgctggggctgcggggcggcccgGGGACGGAGCCAGGGACGGGGACCCCTCTCTGTGCCCAGCACGATGAGCGCCTCAAGCTCTTCTGCGAGGAGGATGAGGAAGCCATCTGTGTGGTGTGCCGGGAGTCCCTGCACCACCGCTCGCACACTGTCTACCCCATCGAGGAGGCTGCACAGGTGTACAAG GTCAAAATCCAGAAATCCCTGGAGCATCTTTCGAAGGAAGTGGAGGACCTGAGGAAGCGTGAGTCAGCAGAAAGGATGAAAACCCAGGAGTGCAAG GAGACAGTGAAGAAAAAGCGGGAGAGGATTGTGAGCGAGTTCGGGAAGCTGCATCGGCTGCTGGCCGAcgaggagaagctgctgctccagaagctggaggaggaggagaagcggATTCTGCTGATGATCAATGAAAACCTGGCCAGGCTGGTGGAGCAGAAGTCCTTGCTGGAGGAGCTGATACTGGAGATAAAGGAGAAGACCCAGCAGCCAGCTAACGGGCTGCTCAAG GACATGAAAAGCGTCCTGAGCAG GTGCGAGGGGGTGAAGTTCCAGTCCCCCAAGGCTGTGTCCGTGACCCTGAAGGAAAACTACAGCATCCCTGAGCACTGCCTGGGCATGAGGGAAATGCTGAAGAAGTTCAAAG TGGATGTGACTCTGGACCCCGAGACGGCGCACCCTGACCTTACCCTGTCTGAGGACCGCAAGAGTGTGCGGCGCGGGGGCAAGAAGCTGCTTCTGTCCCTCTTCGACAACCCCAAGAGGTTCGGCACCACTCCGGCGGTGCTGGGGAGTCAGGTCTTCTTCTCAGGCCGCTGCTACTGGGAGGTGCAAGTGGGAGACAAGCCTGAGTGGGGCCTGGGGCTGTGCCGGGAGACTGCCAGCCGGAAAGGCAATGTCCTCTTCTCCCCGGACAACGGCTACTGGTTGCTGCGGCTGCAAAATGGGGGCAACTACGAGGCCCTCACCTCGCCTGTCTCCCCGCTGACCCTGACCGTAAGACCCCGGCGCATTGGGATCTTCCTGGACTACGAGGCAGGAGAAATCTCCTTTTACAATGTGAGCGACTGCTCCCACGTTTACACCTTCACTGACAAGTTTGCAGGGAACCTCAGGCCTCTTTTTTTCCTCGGTGCCTTTTTGGGGGGCAGAAATGCAGAGCCCTTGGTGATCTCCTGGGTCAGGGACACGCAGGGGACCGGGTGTATCATCCTGtga
- the LOC128149222 gene encoding C-C motif chemokine 4 homolog — protein sequence MKTSTAALAVLLMAVLCYQVSSSPRSVNMSGPCCIQYSTKAFPSSRVVMYEHTDSHCFQPAVIFTTITGKKVCGKPDDKWVQDIVNHQKDKAGSG from the exons ATGAAGACCTCCACAGCTGCCCTTGCTGTACTTCTCATGGCTGTCCTCTGCTACCAGGTCTCCTCTTCTCCAA GGTCTGTCAACATGTCTGGTCCCTGCTGCATCCAATACAGCACCAAAGCGTTTCCCTCGAGCCGCGTGGTGATGTATGAGCACACAGACAGCCACTGCTTCCAGCCAGCTGTGAT ATTTACCACAATCACAGGCAAGAAGGTCTGTGGCAAACCTGATGATAAGTGGGTCCAGGACATAGTGAATCACCAAAAGGACAAGGCAGGCAGTGGATGA
- the LOC128149528 gene encoding C-C motif chemokine 4 homolog produces MKVFVAALTILIAALCYQTSAAPIGSDPPTSCCFTYTSRQLPRSFVVEYYETNSQCPQPAVVFITKKGRQVCANPEQDWVQEYMNELELN; encoded by the exons ATGAAGGTCTTTGTGGCTGCCCTCACCATTCTCATTGCCGCTCTCTGCTACCAGACCTCCGCTGCACCGA TTGGCTCCGACCCACCAACCTCCTGCTGCTTCACCTACACCTCCCGGCAGCTGCCACGCAGCTTCGTGGTGGAGTACTATGAGACCAACAGCCAGTGCCCCCAGCCAGCCGTTGT GTTTATCACGAAGAAGGGCCGCCAAGTCTGCGCCAACCCTGAGCAGGACTGGGTCCAGGAGTACATGAACGAGCTGGAGCTGAACTGA